The bacterium nucleotide sequence AGCCGCGCCCGGTTCGGAACTGGTAATACGCCAATATCCCCTGCGCGGCGTCGAGAAAACAGGCCAGGAAGCCGGGCCACCCGTCCAGGAATCCCAGCTTGAACAAGTACCGCCGCCAGAACCGGACCGCCGGCCTTAGGAGGAAAAACCACACGTCGGCGGCGAACCCGGGACGCCGGCCGCGCCGTTCCAGGTAGTCCGCGCCGGCGGCCACGTATAGCGGCAGCTTCCGGAGGTAGTCGGCCAACGCGGGGTACGTCTCGTGGTAGAGCGGCGCCCCGAGCCTGCCGACGCGGCCGTCGACGTCGAGACGCTCGTGCACCGATAAGCAGCGGAAACGCGCCCGCCCCCGCCGAAACAGGCGCAGCTGGTAGTCTGGGTACGCGCCGCCGTGTTTGAGATATCGGCCGAAGTAGTTATTCAGGCGGGGGAATTCGTACGCGTCGTACGGCGCGTCGTCGTCGGCCGCCGCGGCCTGGAGCGCGGCGGCCAGCTCCGCCGTTACGCGTTCGTCCGGGTCCAGGAATATTATCCATTCGCCGCGGCAGGCGTCTGTGGCCGCGGTTTTATTTACATTTAAATTGAAATCGTTTTTAACCGGAACGACCTTCGCGCCGGCGCGCCGGGCCACTTCGGCGGTGTCGTCCGACGATTCGGCGTCGGCCACCACGACTTCGTCGGCGAAGGTTACGCCCTCGAGGAGCGCGGCCAGTTCGCGGGCCTCGTCGTGGGCCAGGATAGCAACGGACAGGCGCGGCATTTCTTCTTGCATAGGGAATTAGTTTATGCTATTATGCGTTTTCCCGAAAGGAATATCATGTCTTACCGATGCGGCATTTGCGGCAAGCAGCCCATGTTCGGCCACAGCATAAGCCACGCCCACAACGTTACGCGGCGCAAGTTCATGCCGAACCTTCATCGCGTTCGCGTCCGCGTCGACGGCCGCGTAAAGAGGCTGCGCGTATGCACGCGGTGCCTGAAGGCCGGCAAAGTGCGCAAAGCGTAGCTCCCATCGCAGCGCAATAAAAGGCCCGTCAGCGGGCCTTTTTTATTGTAAAGCCCGCGCGTCGTTACGTCAAGGCAATTCTCCGCTTGACATTTCGCATACCTCCTTTATAATCGAAACGTAAGGCCGCCGGTGCGGCGGCCTTTTTACCCTTTAAGGCCATGCCTTCTAAAAAGGAGAAAGCTCCCGAACGGCGGCGCGTTCTCGTAACCGGCGCGGCCGGCTTCATCGGCTCGAGCCT carries:
- the rpmB gene encoding 50S ribosomal protein L28, whose amino-acid sequence is MSYRCGICGKQPMFGHSISHAHNVTRRKFMPNLHRVRVRVDGRVKRLRVCTRCLKAGKVRKA
- a CDS encoding glycosyltransferase family 2 protein: MQEEMPRLSVAILAHDEARELAALLEGVTFADEVVVADAESSDDTAEVARRAGAKVVPVKNDFNLNVNKTAATDACRGEWIIFLDPDERVTAELAAALQAAAADDDAPYDAYEFPRLNNYFGRYLKHGGAYPDYQLRLFRRGRARFRCLSVHERLDVDGRVGRLGAPLYHETYPALADYLRKLPLYVAAGADYLERRGRRPGFAADVWFFLLRPAVRFWRRYLFKLGFLDGWPGFLACFLDAAQGILAYYQFRTGRGSSG